One Clarias gariepinus isolate MV-2021 ecotype Netherlands chromosome 18, CGAR_prim_01v2, whole genome shotgun sequence genomic window carries:
- the pcnp gene encoding PEST proteolytic signal-containing nuclear protein isoform X1, with protein MATVQHRGEGPRAGAGAEEKANRGKSNTVSNSPGEGGEGGGLGKRSASKDELQNQPAPPKIPKPGISSTKKAAPISIKLGASKPKEVPPPIPTKKPAFVFDDDDDSEPEEMPPEAKMRMKNIGRDTPTSAGPNSFNKGKQGFSDHQKLWERKLKAQTDQ; from the exons ATGGCGACTGTGCAGCACCGCGGCGAAGGGCCTCGGGCTGGAG CAGGAGCGGAGGAGAAGGCAAACCGTGGGAAAAGTAACACTGTCTCCAACAGCCCTGgagaaggaggagaaggagggggtcTGGGGAAACGGTCAGCCAGCAAGGATGAGCTCCAGAACCAGCCGGCGCCTCCTAAAATCCCCAAACCGGGCATCAGTAGCACTAAGAAGGCTGCTCCTATTTCCATCAAGCTAGGAGCTAGT AAACCGAAAGAAGTGCCGCCTCCTATACCCACCAAAAAACCCGCGTTCGTTTTCGATGACGACGACGAC AGTGAACCAGAGGAGATGCCTCCAGAGGCAAAGATGAGGATGAAGAACATTGGAAG GGACACCCCGACTTCAGCTGGGCCCAACTCCTTCAACAAAGGCAAGCAAGGATTCTCCGACCACCAGAAGCTCTGGGAGAGGAAGCTCAAAGCGCAGACGGACCAATAA
- the pcnp gene encoding PEST proteolytic signal-containing nuclear protein isoform X2 yields the protein MATVQHRGEGPRAGGAEEKANRGKSNTVSNSPGEGGEGGGLGKRSASKDELQNQPAPPKIPKPGISSTKKAAPISIKLGASKPKEVPPPIPTKKPAFVFDDDDDSEPEEMPPEAKMRMKNIGRDTPTSAGPNSFNKGKQGFSDHQKLWERKLKAQTDQ from the exons ATGGCGACTGTGCAGCACCGCGGCGAAGGGCCTCGGGCTGGAG GAGCGGAGGAGAAGGCAAACCGTGGGAAAAGTAACACTGTCTCCAACAGCCCTGgagaaggaggagaaggagggggtcTGGGGAAACGGTCAGCCAGCAAGGATGAGCTCCAGAACCAGCCGGCGCCTCCTAAAATCCCCAAACCGGGCATCAGTAGCACTAAGAAGGCTGCTCCTATTTCCATCAAGCTAGGAGCTAGT AAACCGAAAGAAGTGCCGCCTCCTATACCCACCAAAAAACCCGCGTTCGTTTTCGATGACGACGACGAC AGTGAACCAGAGGAGATGCCTCCAGAGGCAAAGATGAGGATGAAGAACATTGGAAG GGACACCCCGACTTCAGCTGGGCCCAACTCCTTCAACAAAGGCAAGCAAGGATTCTCCGACCACCAGAAGCTCTGGGAGAGGAAGCTCAAAGCGCAGACGGACCAATAA
- the mylz3 gene encoding myosin, light polypeptide 3, skeletal muscle — MGDFTADQIEDFKEAFGLFDRVGDSKIAYNQVADIMRALGQNPTNKDVKAILNNPSAEDMANKRIDFDAFLPMLKTANGLQKGTYDDYVEGLRVFDKEGNGKVMGAELRIVLSTLGEKMTEREVEDLMKGQEDENGSVPYETFVKNILSV; from the exons ATG GGTGATTTCACTGCTGACCAGATTGAGG ACTTCAAAGAGGCCTTCGGTCTCTTTGACAGAGTTGGCGACAGCAAGATTGCCTACAACCAGGTTGCTGACATCATGCGTGCTCTGGGACAGAACCCAACCAACAAGGATGTCAAGGCAATTCTGAATAACCCAAGTGCTGAAG ACATGGCCAACAAGAGGATTGACTTTGATGCTTTCCTCCCCATGTTGAAGACTGCCAATGGCCTCCAGAAGGGAACCTATGATGACTACGTTGAGGGTCTGCGCGTCTTTGACAAAGAAGGCAATGGCAAAGTGATGGGCGCTGAGCTGCGCATTGTACTGTCCACACTCG GAGAGAAGATGACCGAGCGTGAGGTTGAAGACTTGATGAAAGGCCAGGAGGACGAGAACGGCTCTGTCCCTTACGAAA CTTTTGTAAAAAACATCCTGTCTGTGTAA